Proteins encoded within one genomic window of Balaenoptera ricei isolate mBalRic1 chromosome 10, mBalRic1.hap2, whole genome shotgun sequence:
- the ARHGAP9 gene encoding rho GTPase-activating protein 9 isoform X3, with amino-acid sequence MSEPPVYCNLVDLRRCPRSPPTSPARPPLQRLDAWEQHLDPNSGRCFYINSLTGCKSWKPPRHTRTREMNPGSMEGPQTMNRDNGVLQPQAKDSESGTGTPGPFDSQGSPSLCRRASQLDPSDQPSALQSPRPLPQVLDDPHEVERSGMLNMTKIAQGGRKLRKNWGPSWVVLAGNSLVFYREPPPTAPCTVWGPAGSRPESSVDLRGAALAHGRQLSSRRNVLHIRTVPGHEFLLQSDHEAELRAWHRALRAVIERLDRENPLELRLSGSGPAELGELSAGEDEEEESEPVSKPLLRISGRWSSIRCPEGAEQNRVRNKLKRLIAKRPPLQTLQERGLLRDQVFGCQLESLCQREGDTVPSFVRLCVAAVDKRGLNVDGIYRVSGNLAVVQKLRFLVDRERAITSDGRYVFPEQPGQEGRLDLDSAEWDDIHVITGALKLFLRELPQPLVPPLLLPHFRAALALSESEQRLSQIQELISSMPKPNHDTLQYLLEHLCRVIAHSDKNRMTSHNLGIVFGPTLFRPEQETSDPAAHALYPGQLVQLMLTDFTSLFR; translated from the exons ATGTCAGAGCCCCCTGTGTACTGCAACCTGGTGGACCTTCGCCGCTGTCCCCGGTCCCCACCCACAAGCCCTGCACGTCCCCCGCTGCAGAGGCTGGACGCCTGGGAGCAGCACTTGGACCCCAACTCTGGACGCTGCTTCTACATAAATTCGCTGACTGGCTGCAAATCCTGGAAGCCTCCACGCCACACTCGCACCCGAGAGATG AACCCTGGCTCCATGGAGGGGCCACAGACCATGAATAGGGACAACGGTGTCCTGCAACCTCAGGCAAAGGACTCAGAATCTGGCACAGGGACGCCAGGACCTTTCGACTCCCAG GGTTCACCCTCCCTCTGCAGACGCGCCTCCCAGCTTGACCCCTCAGACCAGCCTTCAGCTCTGCAGTCCCCTCGGCCCCTGCCGCAGGTCCTGGACGACCCCCAT GAGGTGGAAAGGTCGGGCATGCTCAATATGACCAAGATCGCCCAGGGCGGCCGCAAGCTCCG GAAGAACTGGGGCCCATCTTGGGTGGTACTAGCGGGTAACAGCCTGGTGTTCTACCGAGAGCCACCGCCGACCGCCCCCTGCACCGTCTGG GGACCAGCGGGTAGCCGACCCGAAAGCAGCGTGGACCTGCGCGGGGCCGCCCTGGCCCACGGCCGCCAGCTGTCCAGCCGCCGCAACGTCCTACAC ATCCGCACGGTCCCTGGCCACGAGTTCCTGCTGCAGTCAGACCACGAGGCCGAGCTACGCGCCTGGCACCGCGCACTGCGGGCCGTCATCGAGCGCCTG GATCGAGAGAACCCCCTGGAGCTGCGTCTGTCCGGTTCGGGACCTGCGGAGCTGGGGGAACTGAGCGCGGGGGAGGACGAAGAAGAGGAGTCCGAGCCGGTGTCCAAGCCACTGCTGCGGATCAGCGGCCGCTGGAGCTCCA TTCGGTGTCCGGAAGGAGCTGAGCAGAACCGGGTACGAAACAAACTAAAGCGGCTTATCGCAAAGAGACCGCCCTTGCAAACCCTGCAGGAGCGGGGTCTGCTCCGAG ACCAGGTGTTCGGCTGCCAGTTGGAATCACTGTGCCAGCGGGAAGGGGACACTGTGCCCAGCTTTGTGCGGCTCTGCGTTGCTGCTGTGGATAAGAGAG GTCTAAATGTGGATGGCATTTACCGGGTGAGCGGAAACTTGGCAGTGGTCCAGAAACTTCGCTTCTTGGTGGACAGAG AGCGGGCAATCACCTCCGATGGGAGGTACGTGTTCCCAGAACAGCCAGGACAAG AAGGCCGATTAGATTTGGACAGTGCTGAGTGGGATGACATTCATGTGATCACTGGAGCCCTGAAGCTTTTTCTCAGGGAGCTACCCCAGCCTCTGGTGCCTCCACTGCTGCTGCCCCATTTTCGTGCTGCCCTTG CACTCTCTGAATCAGAACAGCGCCTCTCTCAAATACAAGAATTAATAAGCTCAATGCCGAAGCCCAACCATGACACTCTACAGTACCTCCTGGAGCATTTATGCAG GGTGATAGCACACTCAGACAAGAACCGCATGACCTCCCACAACCTGGGAATTGTGTTTGGACCAACCCTATTTCGACCGGAGCAGGAGACATCTGACCCAGCGGCCCATGCCCTCTACCCTGGGCAGCTCGTCCAGCTGATGCTCACCGACTTCACCAGCCTCTTCCGCTGA
- the ARHGAP9 gene encoding rho GTPase-activating protein 9 isoform X1, giving the protein MTMLSSWWWPSTQGNLGLGPRSPSQGSQLRALYAFTYTGADGRQVSLAEGDRFLLLQKTNSDWWLVRRLGAPPTSRPIFIPAAYMTEEFSPSQSPTTITPSQSLRTPGPKLFPGSLEETHLSQETPGRAQATSEQPPPLPPKMCRSISVTNLRPSLLKNFQEGPSRRSLSQEDLLTEADVNMARPQTFMSEPPVYCNLVDLRRCPRSPPTSPARPPLQRLDAWEQHLDPNSGRCFYINSLTGCKSWKPPRHTRTREMNPGSMEGPQTMNRDNGVLQPQAKDSESGTGTPGPFDSQGSPSLCRRASQLDPSDQPSALQSPRPLPQVLDDPHEVERSGMLNMTKIAQGGRKLRKNWGPSWVVLAGNSLVFYREPPPTAPCTVWGPAGSRPESSVDLRGAALAHGRQLSSRRNVLHIRTVPGHEFLLQSDHEAELRAWHRALRAVIERLDRENPLELRLSGSGPAELGELSAGEDEEEESEPVSKPLLRISGRWSSIRCPEGAEQNRVRNKLKRLIAKRPPLQTLQERGLLRDQVFGCQLESLCQREGDTVPSFVRLCVAAVDKRGLNVDGIYRVSGNLAVVQKLRFLVDRERAITSDGRYVFPEQPGQEGRLDLDSAEWDDIHVITGALKLFLRELPQPLVPPLLLPHFRAALALSESEQRLSQIQELISSMPKPNHDTLQYLLEHLCRVIAHSDKNRMTSHNLGIVFGPTLFRPEQETSDPAAHALYPGQLVQLMLTDFTSLFR; this is encoded by the exons ATGACAATGCTATCAAGCTGGTGGTGGCCAAGTACCCAGGGAAACCTAGGGCTGGGGCCCCGGAGCCCTTCTCAGGGATCCCAGCTCCGTGCCCTGTATGCCTTCACTTACACTGGGGCAGATGGCCGGCAGGTGTCTCTGGCTGAAGGGGACAGGTTCCTACTGCTTCAAAAGACCAACTCAGACTGGTGGTTGGTAAGGCGCCTGGGAGCACCCCCCACCTCTCGGCCCATCTTCATCCCAGCTGCCTACATGACAGAGGAATtcagcccttcccagagcccaacAACCATCACCCCCAGCCAATCCCTCCGGACTCCTG GGCCAAAGTTATTTCCTGGCTCCCTGGAGGAGACGCACCTGAGTCAGGAAACcccaggcagagcccaggctACATCTGAgcagcctcctcctcttccccctaaaATGTGTAGAAGTATCAGTGTTACCAACTTGAGGCCCAGCCTCCTGAAGAACTTCCAGGAAGGACCAAGTAGAAGATCCCTTTCCCAGGAAGACTTGCTGACAGAGGCCGATGTGAACATG GCAAGACCCCAGACCTTCATGTCAGAGCCCCCTGTGTACTGCAACCTGGTGGACCTTCGCCGCTGTCCCCGGTCCCCACCCACAAGCCCTGCACGTCCCCCGCTGCAGAGGCTGGACGCCTGGGAGCAGCACTTGGACCCCAACTCTGGACGCTGCTTCTACATAAATTCGCTGACTGGCTGCAAATCCTGGAAGCCTCCACGCCACACTCGCACCCGAGAGATG AACCCTGGCTCCATGGAGGGGCCACAGACCATGAATAGGGACAACGGTGTCCTGCAACCTCAGGCAAAGGACTCAGAATCTGGCACAGGGACGCCAGGACCTTTCGACTCCCAG GGTTCACCCTCCCTCTGCAGACGCGCCTCCCAGCTTGACCCCTCAGACCAGCCTTCAGCTCTGCAGTCCCCTCGGCCCCTGCCGCAGGTCCTGGACGACCCCCAT GAGGTGGAAAGGTCGGGCATGCTCAATATGACCAAGATCGCCCAGGGCGGCCGCAAGCTCCG GAAGAACTGGGGCCCATCTTGGGTGGTACTAGCGGGTAACAGCCTGGTGTTCTACCGAGAGCCACCGCCGACCGCCCCCTGCACCGTCTGG GGACCAGCGGGTAGCCGACCCGAAAGCAGCGTGGACCTGCGCGGGGCCGCCCTGGCCCACGGCCGCCAGCTGTCCAGCCGCCGCAACGTCCTACAC ATCCGCACGGTCCCTGGCCACGAGTTCCTGCTGCAGTCAGACCACGAGGCCGAGCTACGCGCCTGGCACCGCGCACTGCGGGCCGTCATCGAGCGCCTG GATCGAGAGAACCCCCTGGAGCTGCGTCTGTCCGGTTCGGGACCTGCGGAGCTGGGGGAACTGAGCGCGGGGGAGGACGAAGAAGAGGAGTCCGAGCCGGTGTCCAAGCCACTGCTGCGGATCAGCGGCCGCTGGAGCTCCA TTCGGTGTCCGGAAGGAGCTGAGCAGAACCGGGTACGAAACAAACTAAAGCGGCTTATCGCAAAGAGACCGCCCTTGCAAACCCTGCAGGAGCGGGGTCTGCTCCGAG ACCAGGTGTTCGGCTGCCAGTTGGAATCACTGTGCCAGCGGGAAGGGGACACTGTGCCCAGCTTTGTGCGGCTCTGCGTTGCTGCTGTGGATAAGAGAG GTCTAAATGTGGATGGCATTTACCGGGTGAGCGGAAACTTGGCAGTGGTCCAGAAACTTCGCTTCTTGGTGGACAGAG AGCGGGCAATCACCTCCGATGGGAGGTACGTGTTCCCAGAACAGCCAGGACAAG AAGGCCGATTAGATTTGGACAGTGCTGAGTGGGATGACATTCATGTGATCACTGGAGCCCTGAAGCTTTTTCTCAGGGAGCTACCCCAGCCTCTGGTGCCTCCACTGCTGCTGCCCCATTTTCGTGCTGCCCTTG CACTCTCTGAATCAGAACAGCGCCTCTCTCAAATACAAGAATTAATAAGCTCAATGCCGAAGCCCAACCATGACACTCTACAGTACCTCCTGGAGCATTTATGCAG GGTGATAGCACACTCAGACAAGAACCGCATGACCTCCCACAACCTGGGAATTGTGTTTGGACCAACCCTATTTCGACCGGAGCAGGAGACATCTGACCCAGCGGCCCATGCCCTCTACCCTGGGCAGCTCGTCCAGCTGATGCTCACCGACTTCACCAGCCTCTTCCGCTGA
- the ARHGAP9 gene encoding rho GTPase-activating protein 9 isoform X4, translating to MCRSISVTNLRPSLLKNFQEGPSRRSLSQEDLLTEADVNMARPQTFMSEPPVYCNLVDLRRCPRSPPTSPARPPLQRLDAWEQHLDPNSGRCFYINSLTGCKSWKPPRHTRTREMNPGSMEGPQTMNRDNGVLQPQAKDSESGTGTPGPFDSQGSPSLCRRASQLDPSDQPSALQSPRPLPQVLDDPHEVERSGMLNMTKIAQGGRKLRKNWGPSWVVLAGNSLVFYREPPPTAPCTVWGPAGSRPESSVDLRGAALAHGRQLSSRRNVLHIRTVPGHEFLLQSDHEAELRAWHRALRAVIERLDRENPLELRLSGSGPAELGELSAGEDEEEESEPVSKPLLRISGRWSSIRCPEGAEQNRVRNKLKRLIAKRPPLQTLQERGLLRDQVFGCQLESLCQREGDTVPSFVRLCVAAVDKRGLNVDGIYRVSGNLAVVQKLRFLVDRERAITSDGRYVFPEQPGQEGRLDLDSAEWDDIHVITGALKLFLRELPQPLVPPLLLPHFRAALALSESEQRLSQIQELISSMPKPNHDTLQYLLEHLCRVIAHSDKNRMTSHNLGIVFGPTLFRPEQETSDPAAHALYPGQLVQLMLTDFTSLFR from the exons ATGTGTAGAAGTATCAGTGTTACCAACTTGAGGCCCAGCCTCCTGAAGAACTTCCAGGAAGGACCAAGTAGAAGATCCCTTTCCCAGGAAGACTTGCTGACAGAGGCCGATGTGAACATG GCAAGACCCCAGACCTTCATGTCAGAGCCCCCTGTGTACTGCAACCTGGTGGACCTTCGCCGCTGTCCCCGGTCCCCACCCACAAGCCCTGCACGTCCCCCGCTGCAGAGGCTGGACGCCTGGGAGCAGCACTTGGACCCCAACTCTGGACGCTGCTTCTACATAAATTCGCTGACTGGCTGCAAATCCTGGAAGCCTCCACGCCACACTCGCACCCGAGAGATG AACCCTGGCTCCATGGAGGGGCCACAGACCATGAATAGGGACAACGGTGTCCTGCAACCTCAGGCAAAGGACTCAGAATCTGGCACAGGGACGCCAGGACCTTTCGACTCCCAG GGTTCACCCTCCCTCTGCAGACGCGCCTCCCAGCTTGACCCCTCAGACCAGCCTTCAGCTCTGCAGTCCCCTCGGCCCCTGCCGCAGGTCCTGGACGACCCCCAT GAGGTGGAAAGGTCGGGCATGCTCAATATGACCAAGATCGCCCAGGGCGGCCGCAAGCTCCG GAAGAACTGGGGCCCATCTTGGGTGGTACTAGCGGGTAACAGCCTGGTGTTCTACCGAGAGCCACCGCCGACCGCCCCCTGCACCGTCTGG GGACCAGCGGGTAGCCGACCCGAAAGCAGCGTGGACCTGCGCGGGGCCGCCCTGGCCCACGGCCGCCAGCTGTCCAGCCGCCGCAACGTCCTACAC ATCCGCACGGTCCCTGGCCACGAGTTCCTGCTGCAGTCAGACCACGAGGCCGAGCTACGCGCCTGGCACCGCGCACTGCGGGCCGTCATCGAGCGCCTG GATCGAGAGAACCCCCTGGAGCTGCGTCTGTCCGGTTCGGGACCTGCGGAGCTGGGGGAACTGAGCGCGGGGGAGGACGAAGAAGAGGAGTCCGAGCCGGTGTCCAAGCCACTGCTGCGGATCAGCGGCCGCTGGAGCTCCA TTCGGTGTCCGGAAGGAGCTGAGCAGAACCGGGTACGAAACAAACTAAAGCGGCTTATCGCAAAGAGACCGCCCTTGCAAACCCTGCAGGAGCGGGGTCTGCTCCGAG ACCAGGTGTTCGGCTGCCAGTTGGAATCACTGTGCCAGCGGGAAGGGGACACTGTGCCCAGCTTTGTGCGGCTCTGCGTTGCTGCTGTGGATAAGAGAG GTCTAAATGTGGATGGCATTTACCGGGTGAGCGGAAACTTGGCAGTGGTCCAGAAACTTCGCTTCTTGGTGGACAGAG AGCGGGCAATCACCTCCGATGGGAGGTACGTGTTCCCAGAACAGCCAGGACAAG AAGGCCGATTAGATTTGGACAGTGCTGAGTGGGATGACATTCATGTGATCACTGGAGCCCTGAAGCTTTTTCTCAGGGAGCTACCCCAGCCTCTGGTGCCTCCACTGCTGCTGCCCCATTTTCGTGCTGCCCTTG CACTCTCTGAATCAGAACAGCGCCTCTCTCAAATACAAGAATTAATAAGCTCAATGCCGAAGCCCAACCATGACACTCTACAGTACCTCCTGGAGCATTTATGCAG GGTGATAGCACACTCAGACAAGAACCGCATGACCTCCCACAACCTGGGAATTGTGTTTGGACCAACCCTATTTCGACCGGAGCAGGAGACATCTGACCCAGCGGCCCATGCCCTCTACCCTGGGCAGCTCGTCCAGCTGATGCTCACCGACTTCACCAGCCTCTTCCGCTGA
- the ARHGAP9 gene encoding rho GTPase-activating protein 9 isoform X2: protein MTMLSSWWWPSTQGNLGLGPRSPSQGSQLRALYAFTYTGADGRQVSLAEGDRFLLLQKTNSDWWLVRRLGAPPTSRPIFIPAAYMTEEFSPSQSPTTITPSQSLRTPGPKLFPGSLEETHLSQETPGRAQATSEQPPPLPPKMCRSISVTNLRPSLLKNFQEGPSRRSLSQEDLLTEADVNMARPQTFMSEPPVYCNLVDLRRCPRSPPTSPARPPLQRLDAWEQHLDPNSGRCFYINSLTGCKSWKPPRHTRTREMNPGSMEGPQTMNRDNGVLQPQAKDSESGTGTPGPFDSQGSPSLCRRASQLDPSDQPSALQSPRPLPQVLDDPHEVERSGMLNMTKIAQGGRKLRKNWGPSWVVLAGNSLVFYREPPPTAPCTVWGPAGSRPESSVDLRGAALAHGRQLSSRRNVLHIRTVPGHEFLLQSDHEAELRAWHRALRAVIERLDRENPLELRLSGSGPAELGELSAGEDEEEESEPVSKPLLRISGRWSSIRCPEGAEQNRVRNKLKRLIAKRPPLQTLQERGLLRDQVFGCQLESLCQREGDTVPSFVRLCVAAVDKRGLNVDGIYRVSGNLAVVQKLRFLVDRERAITSDGRRPIRFGQC from the exons ATGACAATGCTATCAAGCTGGTGGTGGCCAAGTACCCAGGGAAACCTAGGGCTGGGGCCCCGGAGCCCTTCTCAGGGATCCCAGCTCCGTGCCCTGTATGCCTTCACTTACACTGGGGCAGATGGCCGGCAGGTGTCTCTGGCTGAAGGGGACAGGTTCCTACTGCTTCAAAAGACCAACTCAGACTGGTGGTTGGTAAGGCGCCTGGGAGCACCCCCCACCTCTCGGCCCATCTTCATCCCAGCTGCCTACATGACAGAGGAATtcagcccttcccagagcccaacAACCATCACCCCCAGCCAATCCCTCCGGACTCCTG GGCCAAAGTTATTTCCTGGCTCCCTGGAGGAGACGCACCTGAGTCAGGAAACcccaggcagagcccaggctACATCTGAgcagcctcctcctcttccccctaaaATGTGTAGAAGTATCAGTGTTACCAACTTGAGGCCCAGCCTCCTGAAGAACTTCCAGGAAGGACCAAGTAGAAGATCCCTTTCCCAGGAAGACTTGCTGACAGAGGCCGATGTGAACATG GCAAGACCCCAGACCTTCATGTCAGAGCCCCCTGTGTACTGCAACCTGGTGGACCTTCGCCGCTGTCCCCGGTCCCCACCCACAAGCCCTGCACGTCCCCCGCTGCAGAGGCTGGACGCCTGGGAGCAGCACTTGGACCCCAACTCTGGACGCTGCTTCTACATAAATTCGCTGACTGGCTGCAAATCCTGGAAGCCTCCACGCCACACTCGCACCCGAGAGATG AACCCTGGCTCCATGGAGGGGCCACAGACCATGAATAGGGACAACGGTGTCCTGCAACCTCAGGCAAAGGACTCAGAATCTGGCACAGGGACGCCAGGACCTTTCGACTCCCAG GGTTCACCCTCCCTCTGCAGACGCGCCTCCCAGCTTGACCCCTCAGACCAGCCTTCAGCTCTGCAGTCCCCTCGGCCCCTGCCGCAGGTCCTGGACGACCCCCAT GAGGTGGAAAGGTCGGGCATGCTCAATATGACCAAGATCGCCCAGGGCGGCCGCAAGCTCCG GAAGAACTGGGGCCCATCTTGGGTGGTACTAGCGGGTAACAGCCTGGTGTTCTACCGAGAGCCACCGCCGACCGCCCCCTGCACCGTCTGG GGACCAGCGGGTAGCCGACCCGAAAGCAGCGTGGACCTGCGCGGGGCCGCCCTGGCCCACGGCCGCCAGCTGTCCAGCCGCCGCAACGTCCTACAC ATCCGCACGGTCCCTGGCCACGAGTTCCTGCTGCAGTCAGACCACGAGGCCGAGCTACGCGCCTGGCACCGCGCACTGCGGGCCGTCATCGAGCGCCTG GATCGAGAGAACCCCCTGGAGCTGCGTCTGTCCGGTTCGGGACCTGCGGAGCTGGGGGAACTGAGCGCGGGGGAGGACGAAGAAGAGGAGTCCGAGCCGGTGTCCAAGCCACTGCTGCGGATCAGCGGCCGCTGGAGCTCCA TTCGGTGTCCGGAAGGAGCTGAGCAGAACCGGGTACGAAACAAACTAAAGCGGCTTATCGCAAAGAGACCGCCCTTGCAAACCCTGCAGGAGCGGGGTCTGCTCCGAG ACCAGGTGTTCGGCTGCCAGTTGGAATCACTGTGCCAGCGGGAAGGGGACACTGTGCCCAGCTTTGTGCGGCTCTGCGTTGCTGCTGTGGATAAGAGAG GTCTAAATGTGGATGGCATTTACCGGGTGAGCGGAAACTTGGCAGTGGTCCAGAAACTTCGCTTCTTGGTGGACAGAG AGCGGGCAATCACCTCCGATGGGAG AAGGCCGATTAGATTTGGACAGTGCTGA